In Dasypus novemcinctus isolate mDasNov1 chromosome 10, mDasNov1.1.hap2, whole genome shotgun sequence, one DNA window encodes the following:
- the UQCC3 gene encoding ubiquinol-cytochrome-c reductase complex assembly factor 3 — MEGVRKALVVGALLGAGVGVGSALFVLVTPGEQQKQAMLKEMPEQHRQRRDEAARTQGLLLSTLQEAAATQENVARRKNWIVGGDSSGRSA, encoded by the exons ATGGAAGGTGTTCGGAAGGCACTGGTCGTGGGCGCCCTCCTGGGCGCGGGAGTGGGCGTGGGCTCTGCGCTTTTCGTTCTCGTGACCCCGGGAGAACAGCAGAAACAGGCGATGCTGAAG GAGATGCCGGAGCAGCACCGGCAGCGCAGGGACGAGGCGGCCAGGACCCAGGGGCTGCTGCTGTCCACGCTGCAGGAGGCAGCGGCCACGCAGGAGAACGTGGCCCGGAGGAAGAACTGGATAGTCGGCGGCGACAGCAGCGGGAGGTCGGCGTGA
- the LBHD1 gene encoding LBH domain-containing protein 1, translating into MALVPQRSEEDGPWPRDNPDSSQDPESPKLTNPIWKGRGETARVEGDQNVQIVSQKPCLPSIVVEASEVSEETDVLPWPQQELLLTDGEEEAKVFFQDQSEEPGWTWSPLNSRSPLRNFNPGLSWGQEQEEQNTCWIPEDKECLQTPNCCPPREVAASSQVYKNCIVDYPHFLPASTFEGAEEEAVQATAGFEPGAAAEAPGGRSCDRRRLDHEAPPQEAGVQCSCQHYSVREEAQETPPADPACPERESSHGSGSSAKASQD; encoded by the exons ATGGCCCTTGTACCACAGAGGAGTGAGGAGGATGGGCCTTGGCCTAGAGATAACCCAGACTCCTCCCAGGACCCAGAAAGTCCCAAGCTGACCAACCCCATCTGGAAGGGCAGAGGGGAAACTGCGAGGGTCGAAGGTGACCAGAACGTTCAG ATTGTCTCTCAAAAGCCCTGCCTGCCCTCCATTGTGGTGGAAGCCTCTGAAGTGAGTGAAGAGACTGATGTGCTCCCATGGCCTCAGCAGGAGCTGCTGCTCACTGATGGTGAGGAAGAGGCCAAGGTCTTCTTCCAGGACCAAAGTGAAGAGCCAG GTTGGACTTGGAGTCCATTGAACTCCAGATCTCCCCTAAGAAACTTTAACCCAGGACTCAGCTGGGGACAGGAGCAAGAAGAGCAAAACACCTGCTGGATTCCTGAGGACAAGGAGTGTCTCCAAACTCCCAATTGCTGTCCGCCTAGGGAGGTGGCAGCAAGCTCCCAAGTCTATAAAAACTGCATTGTGGACTATCCCCATTTCCTGCCTGCCAGTACCTTTGAAG GAGCTGAAGAAGAAGCTGTTCAAGCGACGGCGGGTTTTGAACCGGGAGCGGCGGCGGAGGCACCGGGTGGTCGGAGCTGTGATAGACGAAGGCTTGATCACGAGGCACCACCTCAAGAAGCGGGC GTCCAGTGCTCGTGCCAACATTACTCTGTCCGGGAAGAAGCGCAGGAAACTCCTCCAGCAGATCCGGCTTgcccagaaagagaaagcagCCATGGAAG TGGAAGCTCCGCCAAAGCCAGCCAGGACTAG
- the CSKMT gene encoding citrate synthase-lysine N-methyltransferase CSKMT, mitochondrial isoform X2, which translates to MAVLRQTLHVATLAAVARRALAGSLAGSCLADRCLWDRLHTQPRPGNVPTFDWFLGYEEAKGLLLPLLQEARAACPLRVLDVGCGLSSLCADLYAKCPHPVDVLGVDFSPVAVAHMKSLLEGGQGRPPLLGAHPASRLTFMQADARNLEPVASSGSFQLVLDKGTWDAVSRGGLPGAYQLLSECLRVLSPQGTLIQITDEDPDVRLPCLEQGSGGRTVRVQELGPFRGLTYFAYLVQASH; encoded by the exons ATGGCGGTGCTGCGTCAGACCCTCCACGTGGCGACTCTGGCGGCGGTGGCGCGCCGCGCCTTGGCGG GCTCCCTAGCCGGAAGCTGCCTGGCCGACCGCTGCCTCTGGGATCGGCTCCACACCCAGCCCCGTCCGGGTAACGTCCCCACCTTCGACTGGTTCCTTGGATATGAGGAAGCCAAAGGGCTCCTACTGCCGCTGCTGCAGGAAGCACGGGCTGCCTGTCCGCTGCGGGTCCTTGACGTGGGCTGTGGGCTCTCGAGCCTGTGTGCAGATCTCTACGCCAAGTGCCCGCACCCCGTGGACGTGCTAGGGGTGGACTTCTCCCCTGTGGCTGTGGCACACATGAAGAGTCTCCTGGAGGGTGGTCAAGGTCGACCACCCCTGCTAGGGGCACACCCTGCCTCCAGACTGACATTCATGCAGGCTGATGCCAGGAACCTAGAGCCAGTGGCCTCCTCAGGCTCTTTTCAGCTGGTGCTGGACAAGGGCACTTGGGATGCAGTGTCTCGGGGTGGTCTGCCCGGGGCTTACCAGCTGCTGTCTGAATGCCTGAGGGTCCTAAGCCCCCAGGGGACTCTAATTCAAATCACAGATGAGGACCCTGATGTGCGGCTTCCCTGTCTGGAGCAGGGGTCCGGGGGCAGGACTGTGAGAGTGCAGGAGCTAGGCCCTTTCAGGGGCCTCACCTACTTTGCTTACTTGGTTCAAGCCTCTCACTAA
- the CSKMT gene encoding citrate synthase-lysine N-methyltransferase CSKMT, mitochondrial isoform X1: MYGGRGRGLRPPWRHVFGAGGFPSAGPILSRRDTAPRAGQSVGSGRLLPGVLTASPLISGFWTTPQGREWPPLFSPAVINKGRFVRVNLCPRSFLRRCRVRVDCMRSSATQNLTDLPLDLRPLPVAHCPSAGSSQKVPGPTLPGPRHGGAASDPPRGDSGGGGAPRLGGGSFFAGVRLELRASADSCPPLVSTGSLAGSCLADRCLWDRLHTQPRPGNVPTFDWFLGYEEAKGLLLPLLQEARAACPLRVLDVGCGLSSLCADLYAKCPHPVDVLGVDFSPVAVAHMKSLLEGGQGRPPLLGAHPASRLTFMQADARNLEPVASSGSFQLVLDKGTWDAVSRGGLPGAYQLLSECLRVLSPQGTLIQITDEDPDVRLPCLEQGSGGRTVRVQELGPFRGLTYFAYLVQASH, translated from the exons ATGTAcggaggcagagggagagggcTTCGGCCCCCTTGGCGTCATGTCTTCGGTGCCGGCGGCTTCCCGTCCGCCGGTCCTATCCTCAGTCGCCGGGACACGGCTCCAAGAGCAGGGCAGAGCGTAGGGTCTGGCCGGCTCCTCCCCGGGGTGCTTACGGCTTCTCCTTTGATTTCAGGTTTCTGGACTACGCCCCAGGGCCGGGAGTGGCCTCCTCTCTTTAGTCCCGCTGTAATCAATAAAGGCCGATTTGTGCGTGTAAATCTGTGTCCGCGTTCTTTTTTACGACGTTGCAGAGTTCGGGTTGACTGTATGCGTTCTTCCGCGACTCAGAACTTAACGGATCTTCCCTTGGACCTCAGGCCCCTGCCTGTGGCCCACTGTCCGTCGGCCGGCAGCTCGCAGAAGGTGCCCGGGCCGACCTTGCCGGGACCTCGCCATGGCGGTGCTGCGTCAGACCCTCCACGTGGCGACTCTGGCGGCGGTGGCGCGCCGCGCCTTGGCGG GGGGTCGTTTTTTGCAGGGGTGAGACTCGAACTCAGGGCATCGGCTGACAGCTGCCCTCCACTCGTGTCCACAGGCTCCCTAGCCGGAAGCTGCCTGGCCGACCGCTGCCTCTGGGATCGGCTCCACACCCAGCCCCGTCCGGGTAACGTCCCCACCTTCGACTGGTTCCTTGGATATGAGGAAGCCAAAGGGCTCCTACTGCCGCTGCTGCAGGAAGCACGGGCTGCCTGTCCGCTGCGGGTCCTTGACGTGGGCTGTGGGCTCTCGAGCCTGTGTGCAGATCTCTACGCCAAGTGCCCGCACCCCGTGGACGTGCTAGGGGTGGACTTCTCCCCTGTGGCTGTGGCACACATGAAGAGTCTCCTGGAGGGTGGTCAAGGTCGACCACCCCTGCTAGGGGCACACCCTGCCTCCAGACTGACATTCATGCAGGCTGATGCCAGGAACCTAGAGCCAGTGGCCTCCTCAGGCTCTTTTCAGCTGGTGCTGGACAAGGGCACTTGGGATGCAGTGTCTCGGGGTGGTCTGCCCGGGGCTTACCAGCTGCTGTCTGAATGCCTGAGGGTCCTAAGCCCCCAGGGGACTCTAATTCAAATCACAGATGAGGACCCTGATGTGCGGCTTCCCTGTCTGGAGCAGGGGTCCGGGGGCAGGACTGTGAGAGTGCAGGAGCTAGGCCCTTTCAGGGGCCTCACCTACTTTGCTTACTTGGTTCAAGCCTCTCACTAA
- the INTS5 gene encoding integrator complex subunit 5, with the protein MSALCDPPGAPGPPGPTPATHGPAPLSAQELSQEIKAFLTGIDPVLGHQLSAREHARCGLLLLRSLPPARAAVLDHLRGVFDESVRAHLAALDESPVAGPPHLRPLPSSHVPTGGPGLEDVVQEVQQVLSEFIRANPKAWAPVISAWSIDLMGQLSSTYSGQHQRVPHATGSLNELLQLWMGCRATRTLMDIYVQCLSALIGSCPDACVDALLDTSVQHSPHFDWVVAHIGSSFPGTIISRVLSCGLKDFCVHGGAGGGAGGSGGSSSQNPSTDPFPGSPLIPGEKRVPKIASVVGILGHLASRHGDSIRRELLRMFHDSLAGGTGGRSGDPSLQATVPFLLQLAVMSPALLGTVSGELVDCLKPPAVLSQLQQHLQGFPREELDNMLNLAVHLVSQASGAGAYRLLQFLVDTAMPASVITTQGLAVPDTVREACDRLIQLLLLHLQKLVHHRGGSPGEGVLGPPPPPRLVPFLDALRNHVGELCGETLRLERKRFLWQHQLLGLLSVYTRPSCGPEALGHLLSRARSPEELSLATQLYAGLVVSLSGLLPLAFQSCLARIHAGTLQPPFTARFLRNLALLVGWEQQGGEGPAALGARIGESASAHLSDLAPLLLHPEEEVAEAAASLLAICPFPLEALSPSQLLGLVRAGVHRFFASLRLHGPPGVASASHLLTRLSQTSPAGLKAVLQLLVEGALHQGNAELFGGEVDGNNETLSVISAPLVSASLLDTNRRHTAAVPGPGGIWSVFHAGVIGRGLKPPKFIQLRNQQEVIYNMQSLLSLLVHCCSAPGGTECGGCWGAPTLSPEAAKAVAVTLVESVCPDAAGAELAWPPEEHARATVERDLRIGRRFREQPLLFELLKLVAAAPPALCYCSVLLRGLLAALLGHWEASRHPDTTHSPWQLEASCTLVAVMAEGSLLPPALGNMHEVFSQLAPFEVRLLLLSVWGFLREHGPLPQKFIFQSERGRFIRDFSREGGGEGGPHLAVLHSVLHRNIDRLGLFSGRFQAPSPSTPLRQGT; encoded by the exons ATGTCCGCGTTGTGCGACCCTCCCGgggccccagggcctcccggGCCCACCCCGGCCACCCACGGTCCCGCGCCGCTCAG TGCTCAGGAGCTGTCCCAGGAAATCAAGGCTTTTCTTACTGGCATAGACCCTGTTCTGGGCCACCAGCTCTCAGCCCGGGAACATGCTCGCTGTGGTCTTCTCCTGCTCCGCTCTTTGCCACCTGCTCGGGCTGCTGTGCTCGACCACTTGCGAGGTGTCTTTGATGAGAGTGTCCGGGCCCACTTGGCTGCCCTGGATGAAAGCCCCGTGGCTGGCCCACCTCACCTCCGCCCACTCCCATCCTCCCATGTCCCTACAGGGGGTCCTGGCCTAGAGGATGTGGTGCAGGAAGTACAGCAGGTGCTGTCTGAGTTTATCCGGGCCAACCCAAAGGCCTGGGCACCTGTGATTAGTGCGTGGTCCATTGACCTCATGGGGCAACTGAGTAGCACATACTCGGGCCAGCATCAACGTGTGCCCCATGCCACTGGCTCGCTCAACGAACTCCTGCAGCTGTGGATGGGCTGTCGTGCCACACGCACACTAATGGACATCTATGTGCAGTGCCTCTCGGCTCTCATTGGCAGCTGCCCAGATGCCTGTGTGGATGCCTTGCTGGATACCTCTGTCCAGCACTCTCCACACTTTGACTGGGTTGTGGCACATATAGGATCCTCTTTTCCTGGCACCATCATCTCCCGAGTCCTCTCCTGTGGCCTCAAGGACTTCTGTGTCCATGGtggggctggaggtggagctGGTGGCAGTGGCGGAAGCTCTTCTCAAAACCCCTCTACAGACCCTTTCCCTGGATCTCCTCTCATCCCCGGGGAGAAACGGGTACCCAAAATTGCCTCAGTTGTAGGCATCCTAGGGCATCTGGCCTCCCGCCATGGAGACAGCATCCGACGGGAGCTCCTAAGAATGTTCCATGATAGCCTGGCAGGGGGCACTGGGGGCCGGAGTGGGGATCCCTCCCTTCAGGCCACAGTTCCCTTCCTCCTGCAACTGGCAGTTATGTCACCAGCTTTGTTGGGCACAGTTTCTGGAGAATTGGTGGATTGCCTCAAGCCCCCAGCTGTGCTGAGTCAGCTGCAGCAACATCTGCAGGGGTTTCCCCGAGAGGAACTGGACAATATGCTGAACCTGGCTGTGCACCTGGTGAGCCAGGCATCTGGGGCAGGTGCCTACCGCCTGCTGCAGTTCCTGGTGGACACAGCTATGCCTGCCTCAGTCATCAccacccagggcctggctgtgcCAGACACCGTGCGTGAGGCCTGTGACCGGCTGATCCAGCTGCTGCTGCTACACCTGCAAAAACTGGTGCATCATCGGGGAGGGTCCCCTGGGGAAGGGGTGCtgggcccacccccaccccctcgtcTTGTGCCCTTTCTAGATGCACTAAGAAACCATGTTGGAGAGCTGTGTGGCGAGACCTTACGACTGGAACGGAAGCGCTTCCTCTGGCAGCACCAACTCTTGGGCCTGCTGTCTGTCTACACCCGGCCTAGCTGTGGACCTGAGGCCTTGGGCCATCTACTGAGCCGGGCCCGAAGCCCTGAAGAGTTGAGTTTGGCCACCCAGTTATATGCAGGGCTGGTGGTCAGTCTCTCTGGCCTCCTGCCCCTGGCCTTCCAAAGCTGCCTGGCTCGGATACatgcagggactttgcagcctcCCTTCACGGCCCGGTTCCTGCGCAACTTGGCACTGCTAGTGGGGTGGGAACAGCAGGGTGGTGAGGGTCCAGCAGCCTTAGGGGCCCGGATTGGGGAGTCTGCCTCAGCCCATCTGTCTGACCTGGCTCCTCTCCTGCTACATCCTGAGGAGGAAGTAGCTGAAGCTGCTGCTTCCCTTTTGGCCATTTGTCCCTTCCCTCTGGAAGCCCTATCCCCCTCCCAACTCCTGGGCCTGGTAAGGGCTGGGGTGCATCGCTTCTTTGCCTCTCTGAGGCTTCATGGCCCCCCAGGTGTAGCCTCAGCTTCCCACCTTCTTACCCGCCTCTCTCAGACCTCCCCAGCTGGACTCAAGGCTGTCCTGCAGCTGCTAGTTGAGGGAGCCTTACATCAGGGCAACGCAGAGCTATTTGGAGGGGAAGTGGATGGGAACAATGAGACTCTCTCAGTTATTTCAGCTCCTTTGGTCTCTGCCTCTCTGTTGGACACTAATCGGCGGCACACTGCAGCTGTGCCAGGTCCTGGAGGGATTTGGTCAGTTTTCCACGCAGGAGTCATCGGCCGTGGCCTAAAGCCACCCAAGTTTATCCAGTTACGGAATCAGCAGGAAGTGATCTATAATATGCAGAGCCTCCTCAGCCTCCTGGTGCACTGCTGCAGTGCCCCTGGGGGTACTGAATGTGGAGGGTGCTGGGGGGCTCCCACTCTGAGCCCAGAGGCAGCCAAGGCAGTGGCAGTGACACTGGTGGAGAGTGTGTGTCCTGACGCAGCTGGTGCTGAGCTGGCTTGGCCCCCCGAGGAGCATGCCCGGGCCACCGTGGAGCGGGATCTCCGCATTGGTCGGCGCTTCCGCGAACAACCCCTGCTCTTTGAGCTGTTAAAGTTGGTAGCAGCTGCTCCCCCAGCCCTGTGCTACTGCTCTGTGCTTCTGCGGGGGCTGCTGGCCGCCCTCTTGGGTCATTGGGAAGCCTCTCGCCATCCTGATACAACCCACTCCCCTTGGCAGCTGGAGGCATCCTGCACCCTGGTGGCTGTCATGGCCGAGGGGAGCCTTCTGCCACCAGCCCTGGGCAACATGCACGAGGTATTTAGCCAACTGGCACCGTTTGAAGTGCGTTTGCTGCTGCTCAGTGTGTGGGGCTTCCTCCGGGAACACGGGCCCTTGCCCCAGAAGTTCATCTTCCAGTCAGAGCGCGGCCGCTTCATCCGGGACTTctccagggagggtgggggtgagggaggacCCCATCTAGCTGTGCTGCACAGTGTCCTCCACCGCAACATCGACCGTCTGGGCCTTTTCTCTGGCCGTTTCCAGGCGCCTTCACCGTCCACTCCCCTTCGGCAGGGGACATAG